Genomic window (Escherichia fergusonii ATCC 35469):
AAATCCATCAGCCCGCTTATCCCCACTACACATATCTTCTTCGCGGGTAGCGGCCAGACGGGAACTTCTGGCGAACTTAACCAGGTAGAGCGCAGAGTGCCGAGCGGCGTAATCCGCTGGTGAGCCTGTTCTACGCTGCCCTGCAATTGCGCACCGCTTTCAGCGATTAATGTCTGTGCCTGACAAGCGAGATCGAGCACGCGTTGTGGCCCGAGAAGAGAGTAAGGATGGGCAGGTGCCTGCTGACGCAAAGATTCCAGTCCACTGTGAATGTCTGTCACAGCTTGACCATCTGGCAGATGGCTCAGCAAATCCAGCGAACCGGATGAGAAATGCAGCGCGCTTTGACCACGAGTGACAATGGCACAGCGCAGGCCGTGTTTTTGCAGTTGCAGGCCACAGAGTAATCCGGCGAGGCCGCCGCCCATAATGACAGTATCAAAGCGCATCTTTCTGCTCCTTCTCCAGACCACACAATCCCTGATAAACCCAGCGGGTAAATTCGCTTTCGCGCAGTGCGTCTCCCCAGGCAATGGGTTGCACGCCTTTCCAGCGTTCGTTAAGGAAGGTGGAAAGTTGCTCGATAGATTGCGCGGATGTCGTGACGTTAAAGCGTTGCAGCAGTCCGGCAGCGCGGCAGGCGCAGAGCTCGCCCTGGCAGGTTCCCATCCCCACACGGGTGCGACGACGTAAATCCAACAGGCTGTTAACGTTTAAATTTTCTACTGCGTACTGCACTTCACCCGCAGTTACCGCTTCGCACTCACATACCAGACTACGGTGTAGACGGCCTTCGCTCAGCCAGGCAGGCGTGCGATCGCCATGACGATAAACCGCAGAACCGCGCAGCGGGGCAGGTAGGGAGATGACTTTACGCAAGGTAACTTCAGCGGGTTCCTGTGAACCAGGTAGTGCCAGATCGGCGGTCGTACAGGGGCGCGTGTTGCCCAGCTTGCGACATACCGCGTCGGTAGCCCATTCCGCCATCAGACGATAGGTCATCAGTTTGCCACCGGTGATGGTGATAAATCCGTCCAGACCATCGCGTTCAGCATGGTCGAGCAGCACGATACCACGACTGACGCTACGTCCGCTCGGGTCGTCATCGCTGGCAACCAGCGGGCGCACGCCAGAGTAGGCCCGCAAAATGCGTGTTTTCGCCATAACGGGAGCCAGTTTTTCCCCTTCACGCAGCAGAATATCAACTTCTTCTGCCGTCACTCGATTATCGTCAATCTCGTCGTAATCAATACGTAAAGAGGTGGTGCCAATCAGCGAAATGGTATCGCCAGGTACCAGAATATCGGCGTCGGAAGGTTTACGGCAGCGGTTGATCACATGCTGATTAATGCGGTGATCCATGATCAATAGCGATCCTTTCGCCGGGAACATGCGAATACGCAGATCGGCATATTCGGCGATATGTTGCCCCCAGATCCCGGCAGCGTTCACAACGACAGGCGCATGGAGTGCCTGGGTTTCGCCGGTGAGATGGTTACGTACACGAACGCCGCACACCGTCGCGCCTTCACGAATCAGTCCCGTGACTTCATGAGCGGTAAGGATAACGGCACCGTGTTCTTTGGCATCCAGCATGTTTGCTGCGGTCAGACGAAATGGATCAACAGTGCCATCCGGAACTTTCACCGCGCCAATCAGTGCCGGGTTAACGGCAGGTTCGATAATACGCGCTTGCTGCGGATCAATCGCTTCTGCGCTGATCCCTGCTTCTTCGCAGGCCTGAATAAAAGTGGCCTGGAAGGAGAGGTCATCTTCCGGCAGGGTGATAAACAGGCCGTTGGTTGGTTCAACGCAGTGACGCGCAATACGTTTCAGTATCTGGTTTTCACTAATGCATTCGCGGGCCGATTCCGCATCCGTTACCGCATAGCGTGCGCCGCTGTGCAATAGCCCGTGATTACGCCCGGTGGCGCCTGTTGCGATGTCGTGGCGCTCAACCAAAATCACGCGCAGCCCGCGCAGGGCACAGTCGCGGGCAATCCCGGCTCCCGTTGCGCCGCCGCCAATGATAATCACGTCACCTGTTTGCGAGTCGCGAGTTTTCATTGTTATCCCTCAAAAGTTCGTTTCTTACCATTTAGCCATACAAATCTGATGCTTTGTTTGATTTCGCGCATATTCGCTCAAATATCGAAAGCGATGTGTGATTTTGTGCGCCTTTATGAGCATTTAAACAATCGATTTCAATAATATGTGCGGTAATTCACATTCATATTGTGAATAGTTATTTAACATCGCGGCCACACAAAAGCGGCGACCAGGATTTACATACCGCGCTGTTATTTCTAAGAAAACAGATGTCATGGGGACAAAACATGTTAAGTATTTTTAAACCTGCGCCACACAAAGCGCGCTTACCCGCTGCGGAGATTGATCCGACTTATCGTCGAT
Coding sequences:
- the glpA gene encoding anaerobic glycerol-3-phosphate dehydrogenase subunit A, which encodes MKTRDSQTGDVIIIGGGATGAGIARDCALRGLRVILVERHDIATGATGRNHGLLHSGARYAVTDAESARECISENQILKRIARHCVEPTNGLFITLPEDDLSFQATFIQACEEAGISAEAIDPQQARIIEPAVNPALIGAVKVPDGTVDPFRLTAANMLDAKEHGAVILTAHEVTGLIREGATVCGVRVRNHLTGETQALHAPVVVNAAGIWGQHIAEYADLRIRMFPAKGSLLIMDHRINQHVINRCRKPSDADILVPGDTISLIGTTSLRIDYDEIDDNRVTAEEVDILLREGEKLAPVMAKTRILRAYSGVRPLVASDDDPSGRSVSRGIVLLDHAERDGLDGFITITGGKLMTYRLMAEWATDAVCRKLGNTRPCTTADLALPGSQEPAEVTLRKVISLPAPLRGSAVYRHGDRTPAWLSEGRLHRSLVCECEAVTAGEVQYAVENLNVNSLLDLRRRTRVGMGTCQGELCACRAAGLLQRFNVTTSAQSIEQLSTFLNERWKGVQPIAWGDALRESEFTRWVYQGLCGLEKEQKDAL